A stretch of the Dyella telluris genome encodes the following:
- the ppk2 gene encoding polyphosphate kinase 2 encodes MAKKKKNRSYRHEMAELQLQLAGLHRWLQRSGHRLVVVFEGRDAAGKGGTIKAITESMDTRGYRIAALGKPSETESSQWYFQRYVEHLPSAGEIVLFDRSWYNRAVIEPAMGFCSKVQYKAFMAAVPAFEKLITDDGIILLKYWLAVDQDVQEERFADRAKDPLKRWKLSPNDLASREKYEEIGHLRDLMIERTHRPCAPWFVVDYNDQKQGRINLIRHLLEQVPRHDETIPEPKLPKLKGKPKSEHVTRKAEWVPNSWDD; translated from the coding sequence ATGGCCAAGAAAAAGAAGAATCGCAGCTACCGACACGAGATGGCGGAACTGCAGCTTCAACTGGCCGGCCTGCACCGCTGGCTGCAACGCAGCGGGCACCGGCTGGTAGTGGTGTTCGAGGGGCGCGATGCCGCCGGCAAGGGCGGCACCATCAAGGCCATCACCGAGTCGATGGACACGCGCGGCTACCGTATCGCCGCCCTGGGCAAGCCCAGCGAAACCGAATCCTCGCAGTGGTATTTCCAGCGCTACGTGGAGCATCTCCCCAGCGCCGGTGAAATCGTGCTGTTCGACCGCAGCTGGTACAACCGCGCGGTGATCGAGCCGGCGATGGGCTTCTGCAGCAAGGTGCAGTACAAGGCCTTCATGGCGGCCGTACCGGCCTTCGAGAAGCTGATCACCGACGACGGCATCATCCTGCTCAAATACTGGCTGGCCGTCGACCAGGACGTACAGGAAGAGCGTTTCGCCGACCGCGCCAAGGATCCGCTCAAGCGCTGGAAGCTTTCGCCCAACGACCTGGCCTCACGCGAGAAGTACGAGGAAATCGGCCACCTGCGCGACCTGATGATCGAGCGCACGCACCGGCCGTGCGCACCGTGGTTCGTGGTGGATTACAACGACCAGAAGCAAGGTCGCATCAACCTGATCCGCCACCTGCTCGAACAGGTGCCGCGCCACGACGAAACCATTCCCGAACCCAAGCTGCCCAAGCTCAAGGGCAAGCCCAAGTCCGAGCATGTCACGCGCAAGGCGGAATGGGTGCCCAACAGCTGGGACGACTGA
- a CDS encoding VOC family protein, whose product MTTRFQRITPFLWFDHQAEEAARFYVSVFPRSRMLATTRYASASAAASGRAEGSVMTVDFELDGERITALNGGPVFTFTEAVSLVVRCRSQEEIDDYWERLLEGAAVQSGQCGWLKDRFGLSWQVVPEEMIAMLTSDDAASVARVHAAIMGMTKLDLQALRQAAAG is encoded by the coding sequence ATGACCACGCGATTCCAGCGCATCACCCCGTTTCTGTGGTTCGATCACCAGGCCGAAGAGGCCGCCCGGTTCTATGTGTCGGTCTTTCCCCGGTCGCGCATGCTCGCCACCACGCGTTACGCCTCCGCGAGTGCCGCCGCGTCGGGGCGCGCCGAAGGGTCGGTGATGACGGTGGATTTCGAACTCGATGGCGAGCGGATCACCGCCTTGAACGGCGGCCCCGTGTTCACCTTCACCGAGGCCGTGTCACTGGTGGTGCGCTGCCGTTCGCAGGAAGAGATCGACGACTACTGGGAGCGTCTGCTTGAAGGTGCCGCCGTGCAGAGTGGTCAGTGCGGCTGGCTCAAGGATCGCTTCGGGCTCTCCTGGCAGGTGGTGCCGGAGGAGATGATCGCGATGCTCACCAGCGACGATGCGGCCAGTGTTGCCCGCGTGCACGCCGCCATCATGGGCATGACCAAGCTGGATCTGCAGGCCCTGCGGCAGGCGGCGGCGGGGTAA
- a CDS encoding EAL domain-containing protein codes for MIKRERAAEIVVPFVLVVVVMIGLCAASLDILSAARAFVGGESRWSKAQKIAVSSLQHYLATDAEPDYQRFLDAIAVPLGDHRARLELDRPRPDMAVVTAGFLRGGIDRADIPGMARLYRYFHGVGSIRRAVNVWVKADQSIDELVALAGDAHERISHGDHPADWTESTSSRLRDIDERLTPLEYDFSDALGGAARETANLLRVWLCLVAASMVLIAARRARRLLDDRARVARDLRASEDRFQLAVAGSNDGLWDWDRTTGHIYLSPRLREMLGFDRMKGEPNRSVFLCLHPDDRRPVMRAVTAHAWSNTPLDVEFRVPQPVGGPRWFHARGASSRDDAGTSRRMAGSVTEITERRRADAMLFAAKERAEVTLQSIGDAVITTDARGCIDYLNPSAERLTQWTTERARGKPVSAICQFRAESSGASIDDPVMQVLGGQAAWSQEDKLVLAHAEGRATAIDLTATPIRDRAGNMDGVVLVMRDVSSDREHAAQLSYQASHDVLTGLINRREFERRLARAVSSAESSGHPFTVLYLDLDQFKVVNDTCSHAAGDELLRQIGSLFLSHVRPIDAVARLGGDEFVVLLENCTPDAALSIAEGLRTAIGDLHFAFGERSFSISVSIGLISLSGEQRLARQDILGAADAACHLAKEKGRNRVQPYHLDDEEVAVRQTEMCWVSRIQAALADNRLRLYSQDIVDLRNPMEHPHVELLVRMVGEDGEMLPPRAFIPAAERYGLMPSIDRWVVQTAFAALRDALDRGVADVPSLCTINLSGTSLSEDGLSVFLRQQFDAFHIAPSSICFEITETAAISSLSRATTFIHEMRAIGCRFSLDDFGAGMSSFTYLKHLPVDFVKIEGSFVKDMIEDPIDLAMVEAINNIGHVTGKQTIAECVSSPELLAAVHRLGIDYAQGFVLSVPHPFLQAHEPMRAAPVAEHSAA; via the coding sequence TTGATCAAACGAGAGCGAGCGGCGGAGATCGTGGTACCGTTCGTACTGGTTGTCGTCGTGATGATCGGGCTGTGCGCTGCCAGCCTGGACATTCTTTCGGCGGCACGCGCCTTCGTGGGTGGCGAAAGCCGCTGGTCGAAGGCGCAGAAGATCGCGGTTTCCAGCCTGCAGCACTACCTGGCCACGGACGCCGAGCCGGACTACCAGCGTTTCCTCGACGCCATTGCCGTACCCCTGGGGGACCACCGCGCACGCCTGGAGCTCGATCGCCCCAGGCCCGACATGGCGGTGGTCACCGCCGGGTTTCTCCGCGGCGGCATCGACCGCGCCGACATCCCGGGCATGGCACGCCTCTACCGCTATTTCCACGGCGTGGGCAGCATCCGCCGCGCCGTGAACGTGTGGGTCAAGGCGGACCAATCCATCGATGAACTGGTGGCGCTGGCAGGCGACGCGCACGAACGCATCAGCCATGGCGACCACCCCGCCGACTGGACCGAATCGACCAGTTCGCGCCTGCGCGACATCGACGAACGCCTGACGCCACTGGAGTACGACTTCTCGGATGCACTCGGCGGCGCAGCGCGCGAAACCGCCAACCTGCTGCGCGTCTGGCTATGTTTGGTAGCGGCCTCCATGGTGCTGATCGCCGCACGACGCGCACGGCGCCTGCTGGACGATCGCGCACGCGTGGCCCGCGACCTGCGCGCCAGCGAAGACCGCTTCCAGCTGGCCGTGGCGGGCAGCAATGACGGTCTTTGGGACTGGGACCGCACGACCGGCCATATCTACCTGTCGCCCCGTCTGCGCGAGATGCTCGGGTTCGACCGCATGAAGGGCGAGCCGAACAGATCGGTATTCCTGTGCCTGCATCCAGACGACCGTCGCCCGGTGATGCGTGCCGTGACCGCTCACGCGTGGAGCAACACGCCGCTGGACGTGGAATTTCGGGTGCCCCAGCCCGTGGGCGGACCACGCTGGTTCCATGCGCGCGGCGCATCGTCGCGCGATGATGCGGGTACCTCGCGGCGCATGGCCGGGTCGGTCACCGAGATCACTGAGCGACGCCGCGCCGACGCCATGCTGTTCGCGGCGAAGGAGCGCGCCGAGGTCACCCTGCAATCCATCGGCGATGCCGTGATTACCACGGACGCGCGCGGCTGTATCGACTACCTCAATCCCAGCGCTGAACGCCTCACGCAGTGGACCACCGAACGGGCACGCGGCAAGCCCGTCAGCGCGATCTGCCAGTTCAGGGCGGAGAGCAGCGGCGCCAGCATCGACGACCCGGTGATGCAGGTGCTCGGCGGACAGGCGGCATGGAGCCAGGAAGACAAGCTGGTGCTGGCCCATGCCGAGGGCCGGGCCACCGCCATCGACCTGACCGCCACCCCCATCCGCGACCGCGCCGGCAACATGGATGGCGTGGTGCTGGTGATGCGCGACGTCAGCAGCGATCGCGAACACGCCGCGCAACTGAGCTACCAGGCCAGCCACGACGTGCTGACCGGGCTGATCAATCGGCGCGAATTCGAACGAAGGCTTGCCCGCGCGGTCAGCTCCGCGGAAAGCAGCGGCCATCCGTTCACCGTGCTCTACCTGGATCTTGATCAATTCAAGGTGGTCAACGACACGTGCAGCCATGCGGCCGGCGACGAACTGCTGCGCCAGATCGGCAGCCTGTTCCTCAGCCACGTGCGCCCCATCGACGCGGTGGCCCGCCTCGGCGGCGACGAGTTCGTGGTGCTGCTGGAAAACTGCACACCCGACGCCGCGCTGTCGATTGCTGAAGGCCTGCGCACCGCCATCGGCGACCTGCACTTCGCGTTTGGCGAACGCAGCTTCAGCATCAGCGTCAGCATCGGACTCATCAGCCTGAGCGGCGAGCAGCGACTGGCTCGCCAGGACATCCTTGGTGCAGCGGATGCGGCCTGCCATCTGGCGAAAGAGAAGGGCCGCAACCGCGTGCAGCCCTATCACCTCGACGACGAAGAAGTGGCCGTGCGACAGACCGAGATGTGCTGGGTCAGCCGCATCCAGGCCGCACTCGCCGATAACCGGCTGCGCCTGTACTCGCAGGACATCGTGGACCTGCGCAATCCCATGGAGCATCCCCACGTCGAACTGCTGGTGCGCATGGTGGGCGAGGATGGTGAGATGCTGCCGCCCCGCGCCTTCATCCCTGCTGCCGAACGTTACGGCCTGATGCCGTCGATCGACCGCTGGGTGGTGCAGACCGCTTTCGCCGCGCTGCGCGATGCGCTGGACCGCGGGGTGGCCGACGTGCCGTCGCTGTGCACAATCAACCTGTCAGGCACCTCGCTCAGCGAGGACGGCCTTTCCGTGTTCCTGCGCCAGCAGTTCGACGCCTTCCATATCGCGCCTTCGTCAATCTGCTTCGAGATCACCGAAACAGCCGCCATCTCGAGCCTGTCCCGCGCCACCACCTTCATCCACGAAATGCGCGCGATCGGCTGTCGGTTCTCGCTGGACGACTTTGGCGCCGGCATGTCTTCCTTCACTTATCTCAAGCACCTGCCCGTCGATTTCGTGAAGATCGAAGGCAGCTTCGTGAAGGACATGATCGAGGACCCGATCGACTTGGCCATGGTCGAGGCGATCAACAACATCGGCCATGTCACCGGCAAGCAGACCATTGCCGAATGCGTGAGCTCACCGGAGCTGCTGGCCGCCGTGCACCGGCTGGGCATCGATTACGCGCAGGGTTTCGTATTGTCCGTCCCGCACCCCTTCCTGCAGGCGCACGAACCGATGCGGGCTGCTCCTGTGGCGGAGCACTCGGCCGCCTGA
- a CDS encoding acylphosphatase, with protein MAAARFFVSGRVQGVFYRASTREQAMALGLSGYAKNLPDGRVEVVAEGSPASIDALERWLRRGPSGAHVEQVLREDCDAPDLDGFRTH; from the coding sequence ATGGCCGCCGCGCGCTTCTTCGTCAGTGGTCGGGTGCAGGGCGTGTTCTATCGCGCCAGCACCCGCGAGCAGGCCATGGCGCTCGGCTTGTCCGGCTATGCGAAGAACCTGCCGGATGGTCGCGTCGAAGTGGTGGCCGAGGGCTCGCCGGCCTCCATCGACGCACTGGAACGCTGGTTGAGGCGCGGGCCGTCGGGCGCCCACGTCGAACAGGTGTTGCGCGAGGACTGCGACGCTCCCGACCTCGACGGTTTCCGCACCCACTGA
- a CDS encoding TlpA family protein disulfide reductase — translation MTLWKPLAAVGLALAMAGAAQAAMPEQPSIKLTTLDGKSYDLASQRGKWVIVNYWATWCVPCIKEMPDISKFVTAHKDKVSAIGLAYDDSDAEDIKAFLLKHPVSYPVAQVTMDKPLKDFDEPRGLPTTWLIGPDGKVAKRFVGTVNETSLGQAIGLGK, via the coding sequence ATGACGTTGTGGAAACCGCTCGCTGCCGTGGGTCTCGCACTGGCGATGGCCGGCGCGGCGCAGGCCGCCATGCCCGAGCAGCCGTCGATCAAGCTGACCACGCTGGACGGCAAGTCGTATGACCTGGCCTCGCAGCGCGGCAAGTGGGTGATCGTCAATTACTGGGCCACCTGGTGCGTGCCGTGCATCAAGGAGATGCCGGACATCTCCAAATTCGTCACCGCGCACAAGGACAAGGTAAGCGCCATCGGCCTGGCCTATGACGACAGCGACGCCGAGGACATCAAGGCTTTCCTGCTCAAGCACCCGGTGAGCTATCCGGTGGCGCAGGTGACCATGGACAAGCCGTTGAAGGATTTCGACGAGCCGCGCGGCCTTCCCACCACGTGGCTGATCGGCCCGGATGGCAAGGTTGCCAAGCGCTTCGTCGGCACCGTCAATGAAACTTCGCTGGGGCAGGCCATCGGCCTGGGCAAGTGA
- a CDS encoding YihY family inner membrane protein gives MALRFDRDRLQSFRRFVWQRFIDDKCFETAGALSYTTLVSLVPLIVASLAIFAAFPAFADARGMLIDFMFKNFVPAAGERVQDYLDGFATNASKLTGISVLVMFFSALSMMVSIEDRMNRIWRVQRQRGWISRLLLYWAALTLGPVLVVGGIAVASFATALPFLNDAASTLNLKERVVGTLPFVVTFVTLMLIYMVVPNRRVNWKHAAIGALMGAVLFEVARWGFARFIHHAHTYQAIYGAAIAALPIFLLWVYLSWVIVILCASVAASVSAFDYLPPSDYLPEDAALLGLLVVLGHFIDAQRQGSCITPDSVRALEPRLHRASIVDYFGDLLRAGLIQGEVGSGWMLNRSLDSTDLMRVYAHCSYRVPLHPAAEASAHALRLPAPLIALLEGAAQSLGNTLHKTLDVAWPPGVSASIPTKETSP, from the coding sequence ATGGCCCTGCGTTTCGACCGCGACCGCCTGCAGAGCTTCCGCCGCTTCGTGTGGCAGCGGTTCATCGACGACAAGTGCTTCGAGACGGCCGGTGCGTTGTCCTACACCACACTGGTATCGCTGGTGCCGCTGATCGTGGCATCGCTGGCGATCTTCGCGGCGTTTCCGGCGTTTGCCGACGCACGCGGCATGCTGATCGATTTCATGTTCAAGAATTTCGTGCCCGCCGCTGGCGAGCGCGTGCAGGACTACCTGGACGGCTTCGCCACCAACGCCAGCAAGCTCACCGGCATCAGCGTGCTGGTGATGTTCTTCAGCGCGCTGTCGATGATGGTGAGCATCGAGGACCGGATGAACCGCATCTGGCGCGTACAGCGCCAGCGTGGCTGGATTTCGCGCCTGTTGCTGTACTGGGCCGCGCTCACGCTGGGGCCGGTGCTGGTGGTTGGCGGCATCGCGGTGGCTTCGTTCGCGACGGCCCTGCCGTTTCTCAACGATGCAGCGAGCACGCTCAACCTGAAGGAGCGCGTGGTTGGCACGCTGCCGTTCGTCGTCACCTTTGTCACCCTCATGCTGATCTACATGGTGGTGCCCAATCGCCGGGTGAACTGGAAGCATGCGGCCATCGGCGCGCTGATGGGGGCGGTGCTGTTCGAGGTCGCCCGCTGGGGCTTCGCGCGTTTCATCCATCACGCGCATACCTACCAGGCGATCTACGGGGCGGCGATTGCCGCGCTGCCGATCTTCCTGCTGTGGGTCTACCTTTCGTGGGTCATCGTGATTTTGTGCGCGTCGGTGGCGGCTTCCGTCTCGGCGTTCGACTACCTGCCGCCCTCCGATTACCTGCCGGAAGATGCCGCGCTACTGGGGTTGCTGGTGGTGTTGGGCCACTTCATCGACGCTCAGCGGCAAGGGAGCTGCATCACGCCCGACAGCGTGCGCGCGCTGGAGCCGCGTCTGCACCGCGCCTCCATCGTGGATTATTTCGGTGATCTCCTGCGCGCAGGGCTGATCCAGGGCGAAGTGGGCAGCGGCTGGATGCTGAACCGCAGTCTCGACAGCACCGACCTGATGCGCGTATATGCTCACTGCAGTTACCGGGTGCCGTTGCACCCGGCGGCAGAAGCCAGCGCGCACGCGCTGCGCCTGCCGGCCCCGCTGATCGCGCTGCTGGAAGGTGCCGCGCAGTCGCTCGGCAATACGCTGCACAAGACACTGGACGTTGCCTGGCCGCCGGGTGTGTCGGCATCGATCCCCACCAAGGAAACATCACCATGA
- the wrbA gene encoding NAD(P)H:quinone oxidoreductase — MSHDILVLYYSRSGHTAQLARLIARGVEEVPGMRARLRQVPPVAPVTEVAQPPEPDAGAPYVTREDLAECAGLALGSPTRFGNMAAPLKYFLDSTGAEWASGVLAGKPAAVFTATSTMHGGQESTLLTMALPLLHHGMLLVGLPYTEPALTATLSGGTPYGASHVAGPKGDNAISEHERELARALGRRLADVARRLASHA, encoded by the coding sequence ATGAGCCACGACATCCTGGTCCTCTACTACAGCCGCTCCGGCCACACCGCCCAGCTCGCCCGACTGATTGCGCGCGGCGTGGAGGAGGTTCCCGGCATGCGTGCACGCCTGCGCCAGGTACCGCCTGTGGCACCCGTCACCGAAGTGGCCCAGCCACCGGAGCCCGATGCCGGCGCGCCCTATGTAACGCGAGAGGACCTGGCCGAATGCGCCGGCCTGGCGCTCGGCAGCCCGACCCGCTTCGGCAACATGGCGGCACCGCTGAAGTATTTCCTCGACTCCACCGGCGCCGAGTGGGCCAGCGGCGTATTGGCCGGCAAGCCGGCCGCCGTGTTCACTGCCACCAGCACCATGCACGGCGGCCAGGAATCGACCCTGCTCACCATGGCGCTGCCCCTGCTTCATCACGGCATGCTTCTGGTGGGCCTGCCCTATACCGAACCCGCGCTCACGGCCACGCTGAGCGGCGGCACGCCCTACGGCGCCAGCCACGTGGCCGGCCCCAAGGGCGACAACGCCATCAGCGAACACGAGCGCGAACTGGCCCGCGCCCTGGGCCGCCGCCTCGCCGACGTGGCACGCCGACTGGCCAGCCACGCATGA
- a CDS encoding DUF2069 domain-containing protein, whose protein sequence is MSTPVTANYRVGLAAWAALTLLQLAWHGWLFPTQVMPTWVALLITVLPLLLPLFAIRDVRRALLWVGILSLFYFCHGVSEAWSAQGERWLAWLEILFTLSLITVLGAGVKRRRAV, encoded by the coding sequence ATGAGCACGCCCGTTACCGCCAACTACCGCGTGGGACTGGCCGCATGGGCCGCGCTCACGCTGCTGCAGCTTGCATGGCATGGCTGGCTGTTTCCCACGCAGGTCATGCCGACCTGGGTGGCTTTGCTGATCACCGTGCTGCCGTTGTTGTTGCCGCTGTTTGCCATCCGCGACGTGCGACGCGCGCTGCTGTGGGTGGGCATCCTCAGCCTGTTCTATTTCTGCCACGGCGTCAGCGAGGCATGGAGCGCGCAGGGCGAGCGCTGGCTGGCGTGGCTGGAAATCCTGTTCACGCTGAGCCTGATTACCGTGCTTGGCGCGGGCGTGAAACGTCGCCGCGCGGTGTAG
- a CDS encoding PLP-dependent aminotransferase family protein: MQRIAAGFLPPVAMDTGSDTPMYQQLSDWFRRAISSGQLRPGQRVPSTRSLATELGISRIPVLGAYEQLQSEGFLETFTGAGTCVARAIPADMIVERKKQVPLAPVPAPGGSRRTSRRAALLRSPEPTWLANMGAFRVGVPALEAFPSVLWSKLVSRHARHLSPEAMGYGDPMGHLPLREAIAEYLGVARAVRCDASQILITTGSQQGLQICAHVLLDQGERVWMEDPGYPGAHQALRTAGAELVPVPVDGEGIDVAHGARVAADARAVYISPSHQFPLGMAMSAPRRMQLLRWAAGNDAWIIEDDYDSEYRFGSRPLSSLQGTDTHERVIYLGTFSKVMFPALRLGYLVVPKDLVADFHAGRDAIDTFSSMLYQSVMTEFIREGHFARHIRSMRTLYMERRVAVLEAISRYMGGRLEVIGTEAGMQLAGFLPQGVDDVDVSRRAAAVGVSVRPLTPCYIGPPGRGGLILGYGGASLAEIDEGVRRLAGCF, from the coding sequence ATGCAGCGCATCGCCGCCGGATTCCTGCCGCCCGTCGCCATGGACACGGGCAGCGACACGCCCATGTACCAGCAGCTGTCGGACTGGTTCCGACGCGCCATCAGCAGCGGCCAGTTGCGGCCGGGGCAGCGTGTGCCGTCCACCCGCAGCCTGGCCACCGAGCTGGGCATCTCGCGCATTCCCGTGCTGGGTGCATATGAGCAGCTGCAGTCGGAAGGCTTCCTGGAGACCTTCACCGGCGCAGGCACCTGCGTGGCGCGGGCCATCCCCGCCGACATGATCGTGGAGCGGAAGAAGCAGGTACCGCTGGCGCCGGTGCCTGCGCCCGGCGGCTCGCGTCGCACCTCGCGTCGTGCGGCCCTGCTGCGTTCGCCCGAGCCTACGTGGCTGGCCAACATGGGCGCGTTCCGCGTGGGCGTGCCGGCGCTGGAGGCGTTTCCGTCCGTGCTGTGGTCCAAGCTGGTGAGCCGTCATGCGCGCCACCTGTCGCCGGAGGCCATGGGCTATGGCGATCCCATGGGGCATCTGCCGCTGCGTGAGGCCATTGCCGAATACCTGGGCGTGGCCCGCGCGGTGCGCTGTGACGCCTCACAGATCCTGATCACCACCGGGTCCCAGCAGGGATTGCAGATCTGCGCGCACGTGCTGCTCGATCAGGGCGAGCGTGTGTGGATGGAAGATCCCGGCTATCCCGGCGCCCACCAGGCGCTGCGCACCGCCGGCGCGGAACTGGTGCCCGTGCCGGTGGACGGGGAAGGCATCGACGTGGCGCATGGCGCACGCGTGGCTGCAGACGCGCGCGCGGTGTACATCTCACCCTCGCACCAGTTCCCGCTGGGCATGGCGATGAGCGCGCCGCGGCGCATGCAGTTGCTGCGCTGGGCCGCAGGCAACGATGCCTGGATCATCGAAGACGACTACGACAGCGAATACCGCTTCGGCAGCCGGCCGCTGTCGTCGCTGCAGGGCACCGACACGCACGAGCGCGTGATCTACCTGGGCACCTTCAGCAAGGTGATGTTTCCCGCGCTGCGCCTGGGCTATCTGGTGGTACCGAAGGACCTGGTGGCGGATTTCCACGCAGGGCGCGACGCCATCGATACGTTTTCGTCGATGCTTTACCAGTCGGTGATGACCGAATTCATCCGCGAAGGCCATTTCGCCCGGCATATCCGCAGCATGCGCACGCTGTACATGGAGCGGCGCGTTGCCGTGCTCGAGGCGATCAGTCGTTACATGGGTGGTCGGCTGGAAGTGATCGGCACCGAGGCCGGCATGCAGCTGGCCGGGTTTCTGCCGCAAGGTGTCGATGACGTGGACGTATCGCGCCGGGCCGCTGCCGTGGGTGTATCCGTGCGGCCGTTGACGCCGTGCTACATCGGTCCGCCAGGACGGGGCGGCCTGATCCTGGGTTATGGCGGTGCGAGCCTGGCAGAGATTGATGAAGGCGTGCGCAGGCTGGCCGGCTGCTTCTGA
- a CDS encoding transporter — translation MKCTPPSSPLAPRLFVLWLAFLLCLPGACQRTYAQDVAATAAPQSREDAWWTGPMMANSAETLPPGHILLEPYLYDVTSKGSDSFGSRTYMNYGVANNFTMGIIPVFGYNRVSGGPNSSGVQVGDITVQAQYRLRQFHEGSWLPSVAIQLQQSFPSGKYDQLGNRPADGLGTGAYTTTIGINTQTYLWMPNGRILRVRFNVSASFSSRTEVEGVSVYGTDANFRGHARPGDNVFANASLEYSLTRRWVLALDLLYNHNSSTHVSGQEYANGDPFPPDATLGAKSNRYIGFAPAVEYNWSPNIGLLVGVRIIPSGNRTSSSITPAIALNYVH, via the coding sequence ATGAAGTGCACACCGCCCTCATCGCCGCTTGCCCCGCGCCTGTTCGTGCTCTGGCTGGCGTTCCTGCTGTGTCTGCCGGGCGCCTGCCAGCGCACCTATGCGCAGGACGTCGCCGCCACGGCGGCGCCGCAGTCGCGAGAGGACGCCTGGTGGACCGGCCCGATGATGGCCAATTCCGCGGAGACCCTGCCGCCAGGCCACATCCTGCTCGAGCCCTACCTCTACGACGTCACGAGCAAGGGCTCGGACAGTTTCGGTTCGCGTACCTACATGAACTACGGCGTGGCCAACAACTTCACCATGGGCATCATCCCGGTGTTCGGCTACAACCGCGTCAGCGGTGGCCCGAACAGCAGCGGCGTGCAGGTGGGCGACATCACCGTGCAGGCGCAATACCGCCTGCGGCAATTCCACGAAGGCAGCTGGCTGCCCAGCGTGGCTATCCAGCTGCAGCAAAGCTTCCCCAGCGGCAAGTACGACCAGCTCGGCAACCGCCCCGCCGACGGACTGGGCACCGGCGCGTACACCACCACCATCGGCATCAACACGCAGACTTACCTGTGGATGCCGAACGGCCGCATCCTGCGTGTGCGCTTCAACGTGTCCGCATCATTCTCGTCGCGAACCGAGGTGGAAGGCGTAAGCGTCTACGGCACGGACGCAAACTTTCGCGGTCATGCCCGCCCCGGTGACAACGTGTTTGCCAATGCGTCGCTGGAGTACAGCCTGACGCGCCGCTGGGTACTGGCGCTGGATCTGCTCTACAACCACAACAGCAGCACGCACGTCAGTGGGCAGGAATATGCGAATGGCGATCCGTTCCCGCCTGACGCGACGCTCGGCGCCAAATCAAACCGTTACATTGGCTTCGCGCCCGCCGTGGAATACAACTGGTCGCCGAACATCGGCCTGCTGGTCGGCGTGCGCATCATCCCGTCGGGCAATCGCACGTCGTCGTCCATCACGCCCGCCATCGCACTCAACTACGTGCACTGA
- a CDS encoding class I SAM-dependent methyltransferase translates to MKRFSVIAISALLTVTAVSFAAPTHPLPSTVGLAIADKNRPAEDRALDDERHPAAVLGFTGIKRGDIVVDLMPGKGYYTRLFSHMVGPTGKVIALQPTEMDTKAPKGLISVRGFAGKEPYANVSVIVEPVTDLKLPEPVDVIWTSQNYHDLHDPFMGSPDMAKLDKQLFDALKPGGTLIVLDHAAAAGTGISKTDDLHRIDPAAVKSELTAAGFQFDSESDAMRNPADDHTKGIYDASIKGHTDRFIYKFHKP, encoded by the coding sequence ATGAAACGCTTCTCCGTGATTGCGATCTCTGCCTTGCTCACCGTCACCGCCGTGTCGTTCGCCGCGCCGACGCATCCGCTGCCAAGCACGGTGGGGCTGGCCATTGCCGACAAGAATCGCCCCGCCGAAGATCGCGCGCTCGACGACGAACGCCACCCCGCCGCCGTGCTCGGCTTTACCGGCATCAAGCGCGGCGACATCGTGGTCGACTTGATGCCCGGCAAGGGCTACTACACCCGCCTGTTCAGCCACATGGTCGGCCCCACCGGCAAGGTCATCGCGCTGCAGCCGACGGAAATGGACACGAAGGCGCCCAAGGGTTTGATCAGCGTGCGGGGTTTCGCCGGCAAGGAGCCCTATGCCAATGTTTCCGTCATCGTCGAGCCCGTCACCGATCTGAAGCTGCCCGAGCCGGTGGACGTGATCTGGACATCGCAGAACTACCACGACCTGCATGATCCCTTCATGGGCTCGCCGGACATGGCCAAGCTCGACAAGCAACTGTTCGACGCACTCAAGCCGGGCGGCACATTGATCGTGCTGGACCACGCGGCCGCTGCCGGTACGGGTATTTCAAAGACCGACGACCTGCATCGCATCGATCCTGCCGCCGTCAAAAGCGAGCTGACCGCGGCGGGCTTCCAGTTCGACAGCGAGAGCGATGCGATGCGCAATCCCGCCGACGATCACACCAAGGGCATCTACGACGCATCCATCAAGGGCCACACGGACCGCTTCATCTACAAGTTCCACAAACCCTGA